AGTGCATATGCTGGACGTCGGACAAGGGCTGGCGATGGTGATTGCGCGTAATGGGAAGGCGCTGCTTTACGATACCGGTCTGGCCTGGCCTGAAGGTGATAGCGCGCAACAGCTGATTATTCCCTGGCTACGCTGGCACAATCTGGAGCCGGAAGGGATTATTTTAAGTCATGAGCATATGGATCACCGCGGCGGGTTGCGATCGCTGCAGCAAACATGGCCATCCCTATGGATAAGAAGTCCGTTAGGCTGGGAAGGGCATCTTCCGTGTTTTCGCGGAGAGCGTTGGCAATGGCAAGGGTTAACCTTCAGTGCGCACTGGCCTGTACGTGGAAATACAGAGCAAGGGAATAACCACTCCTGCGTGGTTAAGGTCGATGACGGGTATCAGAGTATTCTGCTGACCGGCGATATTGAGTCTCCTGCTGAACAAAAAATGCTAAGTCACTACTGGCAGCATCTGCGGTCTACAGTGATGCAGGTTCCGCATCATGGCAGCAATACCTCATCTTCACTGGCGTTGATTCAGCGGGTCGGCGGACAGGCCGCGCTAGCCTCTGCATCCCGTTACAATGCCTGGCGTCTGCCGTCCTGGAAAGTGAAGCAACGTTATCGGCAACAAAATTATCAATGGCTGGATACACCACATCAGGGGCAGATTACGCTGGATTTTTATCAAAAAAACTGGCGAGTACACAGCTTGCGGGATCAGATTTTACCTCGTTGGTATCATCAGTGGTTTGGCGTGCCGGAGGATAACGGGTAGAATATGCGGCTATTCTAACAAATGCTGGTTTTTTGAATGCATAACGATAAAGATCTCTCTACGTGGCAGACGTTTCGCCGACTATGGCCAACCATAGCGCCTTTTAAATCGGGTCTGATCGTGGCGGGTATAGCGTTAGTCCTTAACGCGGCCAGCGATACCTTCATGTTATCGCTCCTTAAACCATTACTGGATGATGGTTTTGGTAAAACCGATCGCTCGGTGCTGCTGTGGATGCCGCTGGTGGTCATTGGACTGATGATAGTTCGCGGCTTAACCAGCTATGTCTCCAGCTACTGCATCTCATGGGTGTCAGGCAAAGTGGTTATGACCATGCGTCGCCGCCTGTTTGGTCATATGATGGGTATGCCGGTCTCCTTTTTTGATAAGCAGTCTACAGGTACGCTGCTGTCACGTATTACCTATGATTCAGAGCAGGTAGCGTCATCGTCTTCCGGCGCGCTGATCACTGTGGTACGTGAAGGGGCCTCAATTATTGGCCTGTTTATCATGATGTTCTATTACAGCTGGCAACTGTCATTGATCCTGATTGTACTGGCGCCCATTGTGTCAGTGGCAATCCGAGTGGTTTCCAAGCGCTTTCGTAGCATCAGTAAAAATATGCAAAACACGATGGGTCAGGTTACGACCAGTGCTGAGCAGATGCTGAAAGGCCACAAAGAGGTTCTGATTTTTGGTGGTCAGGAAGTCGAAACCAAGCGCTTTGATAAAGTCAGCAACAAGATGCGTTTGCAGGGCATGAAGATGGTTTCTGCCTCTTCTATCTCTGACCCTATCATCCAGCTGATTGCGTCTCTGGCGCTGGCTTTCGTGTTATATGCAGCCAGCTTCCCAAGCGTAATGGAAAACCTGACAGCAGGGACAATTACGGTTGTCTTCTCGTCAATGATCGCATTAATGCGTCCGTTGAAATCGCTGACCAACGTCAACGCGCAGTTCCAGCGCGGTATGGCGGCATGCCAGACCCTATTTACGATTCTGGACAGCGAACAGGAGAAAGATGAAGGTAAACGCGTGATCGAACGTGCGACTGGCGATCTCGAGTTCCGCAACGTAACTTTCACCTATCCGGGACGTGAAGTACCTGCGCTGCGTAACATCAACCTGAATATTCCCGCGGGTAAAACAGTTGCTCTGGTTGGGCGTTCTGGTTCTGGGAAATCCACCATCGCCAGCCTGATTACGCGCTTCTACGATATTGATGAAGGGCAGATTCTGATGGATGGGCACGAT
The Citrobacter arsenatis DNA segment above includes these coding regions:
- the msbA gene encoding lipid A ABC transporter ATP-binding protein/permease MsbA, which translates into the protein MHNDKDLSTWQTFRRLWPTIAPFKSGLIVAGIALVLNAASDTFMLSLLKPLLDDGFGKTDRSVLLWMPLVVIGLMIVRGLTSYVSSYCISWVSGKVVMTMRRRLFGHMMGMPVSFFDKQSTGTLLSRITYDSEQVASSSSGALITVVREGASIIGLFIMMFYYSWQLSLILIVLAPIVSVAIRVVSKRFRSISKNMQNTMGQVTTSAEQMLKGHKEVLIFGGQEVETKRFDKVSNKMRLQGMKMVSASSISDPIIQLIASLALAFVLYAASFPSVMENLTAGTITVVFSSMIALMRPLKSLTNVNAQFQRGMAACQTLFTILDSEQEKDEGKRVIERATGDLEFRNVTFTYPGREVPALRNINLNIPAGKTVALVGRSGSGKSTIASLITRFYDIDEGQILMDGHDLREYTLASLRDQVALVSQNVHLFNDTVANNIAYARTDMYSREQIEKAAQMAYAMDFINKMDNGLDTVIGENGVLLSGGQRQRIAIARALLRDSPILILDEATSALDTESERAIQSALDELQKNRTSLVIAHRLSTIEQADEIIVVEDGIIVERGTHSELIEQRGVYAQLHKMQFGQ